From Patescibacteria group bacterium, a single genomic window includes:
- the rpsI gene encoding 30S ribosomal protein S9, with the protein MVKLNKKKDDSARAVGRRKTAAARVRLVPGHGKFEVNGKPMAEYFPYFEWQDTVMAPLKAVAKEKTFDVSVKVNGGGLKGQATAVQHGIARSLVIWNEELKKSLKTLGYLTRDARAKERKKPGLKRARRAPQWSKR; encoded by the coding sequence ATGGTTAAACTCAACAAGAAAAAAGATGATTCCGCCCGAGCAGTGGGCAGACGCAAGACCGCCGCGGCCAGAGTTCGTTTGGTTCCCGGACACGGAAAGTTTGAAGTCAACGGCAAGCCGATGGCCGAATATTTTCCTTATTTTGAATGGCAGGACACGGTGATGGCTCCGCTTAAGGCCGTAGCCAAAGAAAAAACCTTTGATGTTTCCGTGAAGGTAAATGGCGGGGGATTAAAGGGGCAGGCCACTGCCGTTCAGCATGGCATTGCCAGATCCCTGGTTATTTGGAATGAAGAACTTAAAAAATCTTTAAAAACATTAGGATACTTAACTCGCGACGCCAGAGCCAAGGAAAGAAAGAAACCTGGTTTGAAGCGTGCACGCAGGGCTCCGCAGTGGTCAAAACGTTAA
- the rplM gene encoding 50S ribosomal protein L13: MSTRRKKFEIDAAGQSVGRIATRIAMALMGKNSPHYVAHLDHGDKVIVLNVKDVKFTGQKLEQKTYKHHSMHPGGLKIKPAKDVMKVNPEKAVIHAVSRMLPKNKMRTQRLLRISFK, encoded by the coding sequence ATGTCCACTAGAAGAAAAAAATTTGAAATTGATGCCGCCGGTCAAAGCGTGGGAAGAATTGCCACCCGTATTGCCATGGCTTTGATGGGCAAAAACAGTCCTCACTATGTTGCTCATCTTGATCATGGCGATAAAGTGATTGTTTTAAATGTTAAGGATGTTAAGTTCACCGGCCAGAAACTTGAACAAAAAACATACAAACATCACAGCATGCATCCGGGCGGTTTGAAAATTAAACCGGCCAAGGATGTTATGAAGGTTAATCCGGAAAAGGCGGTTATCCATGCTGTCAGCAGAATGCTGCCGAAAAATAAAATGCGAACACAAAGATTATTACGTATTTCTTTTAAATAA
- the rplQ gene encoding 50S ribosomal protein L17, producing the protein MRHKKNKITLDRKTAARRSLMANLAESLILYEKIRTTKAKAKAVRSVVEKLITKAKAQTLAGRRAIAKVLYTKNSVKKLMEVIGPKYKDKKGGYTRLTLLKSRKGDGAEEAIIELV; encoded by the coding sequence ATGCGACATAAAAAGAATAAGATTACACTAGACAGAAAAACAGCCGCACGCCGATCGCTTATGGCCAACTTGGCCGAAAGTTTGATTTTGTACGAAAAAATCAGAACCACCAAAGCCAAAGCCAAAGCGGTTAGATCGGTAGTAGAAAAATTGATTACCAAAGCCAAAGCCCAAACTTTGGCGGGCCGCAGAGCCATTGCCAAAGTTCTGTACACCAAAAATTCCGTTAAAAAATTAATGGAAGTTATTGGTCCGAAATATAAAGACAAAAAAGGCGGGTATACCCGGCTGACACTGCTTAAATCCAGAAAGGGCGATGGCGCGGAAGAAGCTATAATTGAATTAGTATAA
- a CDS encoding DNA-directed RNA polymerase subunit alpha: MENLLLPSKIEFVAGDSPNKGSLVVTPCFYGYGTTLGNTLRRVLLSSLPGAAIEAFKIKGVQHEFTAADGVKEDIVEVILNLKQLAVKVYTDEPVTLKLSKKGPGAVKAGDFEKDANAEVMNKDLVIANLTSNKTFEMEIIVGRGRGFKPVEEKDKKQYDLGTIVIDSIYTPIKDVGYSVEYTRVGDITNYEKLNLNIETNGTISPEEAVRQSTQILMDHFALILDTASEPVAREEMVVSAPAEEDAKPAKEKKPRAKKTTKKK, encoded by the coding sequence ATGGAAAACCTATTATTGCCGTCAAAAATCGAGTTTGTGGCCGGGGACAGCCCAAACAAAGGATCTCTGGTGGTCACGCCTTGTTTTTATGGTTACGGAACCACTTTGGGCAATACGCTTCGCCGGGTGCTATTATCATCTTTGCCGGGCGCTGCGATTGAGGCCTTTAAAATAAAAGGCGTCCAGCACGAATTTACGGCTGCAGACGGCGTGAAAGAAGATATTGTTGAGGTAATATTAAATCTTAAACAATTGGCAGTTAAGGTGTATACCGATGAACCGGTTACTTTGAAGTTATCAAAGAAGGGTCCGGGCGCGGTTAAAGCCGGTGATTTTGAAAAAGACGCCAATGCCGAAGTTATGAATAAAGATCTGGTGATTGCTAATTTGACCAGCAACAAGACCTTTGAAATGGAAATCATCGTGGGCCGCGGCCGCGGCTTTAAACCGGTTGAAGAGAAAGATAAAAAGCAATATGATTTGGGCACAATCGTGATTGATTCCATTTACACCCCGATAAAAGATGTCGGCTACAGCGTTGAATATACCCGCGTGGGCGATATCACCAATTACGAAAAATTAAATTTAAACATTGAAACTAACGGCACGATTTCTCCGGAAGAAGCGGTCAGACAATCAACCCAGATTTTGATGGATCACTTTGCTTTGATTTTAGATACAGCCAGTGAACCGGTCGCCCGTGAAGAGATGGTTGTCTCCGCACCAGCCGAAGAGGATGCCAAACCGGCCAAAGAAAAAAAGCCCAGAGCCAAAAAGACCACTAAAAAGAAATAA
- the rpsD gene encoding 30S ribosomal protein S4: MSNESNDKCSRCRRAGDKLFLKGDKCYGPKCTLLKRNFAPGVHGASKRHPKQSVYGKQLFEKQKAKEIYGLREKQFANYVAEAAKKTGDTGKFLISYLESRLDNVVYKMGLGKSRKGCRQLVSHGHVTVNGKKVNIPSYRTRVGDEVALREKDKTTVAFDKISERLSKIEAPVWMNLDAKKVSAKILNAPTADEAGFDAKSIIEFYSR, encoded by the coding sequence ATGTCAAATGAATCAAATGACAAATGCTCAAGATGCCGCCGGGCCGGAGATAAATTGTTTTTAAAAGGGGATAAGTGTTACGGACCGAAATGCACGCTGCTCAAGAGAAATTTTGCTCCGGGCGTTCATGGCGCTTCCAAAAGGCATCCAAAACAGTCAGTTTACGGCAAACAATTGTTTGAAAAGCAAAAAGCCAAAGAAATTTACGGCCTGCGTGAAAAGCAGTTTGCCAATTACGTAGCCGAGGCAGCCAAAAAAACCGGAGATACCGGAAAGTTTTTGATTTCCTATTTAGAATCACGTCTGGATAATGTTGTTTATAAAATGGGCTTAGGCAAATCACGCAAGGGTTGCCGACAGCTGGTTAGCCACGGTCATGTAACCGTTAATGGCAAGAAAGTTAATATTCCATCTTACCGCACGCGAGTGGGGGACGAAGTTGCTTTGAGAGAAAAAGACAAAACCACTGTGGCGTTTGATAAAATTTCAGAACGACTAAGCAAAATTGAAGCTCCGGTTTGGATGAATCTTGATGCCAAAAAGGTATCGGCAAAAATTCTCAATGCTCCAACTGCCGATGAAGCCGGCTTTGACGCCAAGTCAATCATTGAGTTTTATTCAAGATAA
- the rpsK gene encoding 30S ribosomal protein S11: MSDSQPTQTPTETAAPVAETKPAAEKTEKVAVSKNRKKKVVRQVSHGNIYIQASYNNTIVTITDPAGDVLGWSSSGKVGFKGPKKATPYAAGIVVKDVVDKIAKYGLKEVHVFVKGIGGGREGAIRALHINGLNVLSVGDVTPIPHNGCRPPKKRRV, translated from the coding sequence ATGTCAGATTCACAACCAACACAAACACCAACTGAAACCGCCGCGCCAGTCGCGGAAACAAAGCCGGCAGCTGAAAAAACCGAGAAAGTTGCGGTTTCAAAAAACAGAAAGAAGAAAGTAGTGAGACAGGTTTCTCACGGAAATATTTATATTCAGGCCTCATACAATAATACAATCGTGACAATTACTGATCCGGCCGGTGATGTCTTGGGCTGGTCTTCTTCCGGCAAGGTTGGTTTTAAAGGACCAAAAAAAGCTACTCCATACGCGGCCGGCATAGTTGTCAAAGATGTGGTTGATAAAATCGCGAAATACGGATTGAAGGAAGTGCATGTTTTTGTTAAAGGTATCGGCGGCGGCAGAGAAGGCGCCATCAGGGCCTTGCATATAAACGGTTTAAATGTTTTGTCCGTAGGCGATGTCACGCCGATCCCGCATAACGGTTGCCGTCCTCCGAAAAAGAGGCGAGTATAA
- the rpsM gene encoding 30S ribosomal protein S13, whose protein sequence is MRVAGINIPKEKRIVVSLNYIFGIGPTLSKKILAKAKVDENTRTKNLTPAEEDKIRIIIEKEYKTEGDLKREIMANIKRLKDIKAYRGIRHMKHLPVRGQRTKTNSRTVRGNTRKTMGSGRKPAGQKT, encoded by the coding sequence ATGCGAGTAGCCGGTATAAATATCCCCAAAGAAAAGAGAATTGTGGTTTCCTTAAACTATATTTTCGGTATTGGTCCGACTTTGTCAAAAAAGATTTTGGCCAAAGCCAAAGTTGACGAAAATACCAGAACCAAAAATTTAACCCCGGCCGAAGAAGATAAAATCCGTATTATTATTGAAAAAGAATACAAAACCGAAGGTGATTTAAAAAGAGAAATAATGGCCAATATAAAACGTCTGAAAGATATTAAGGCCTACAGAGGCATCAGACACATGAAGCATTTGCCGGTTCGCGGACAAAGAACCAAAACTAATTCCCGCACCGTGCGCGGTAATACCAGAAAGACCATGGGCAGCGGTCGCAAGCCAGCCGGGCAAAAAACTTAA
- the rpmJ gene encoding 50S ribosomal protein L36, producing MKVRASVRKICMKCKVVRRRGRVYVICSNPKHKQRQG from the coding sequence ATGAAAGTACGAGCATCAGTGAGGAAAATCTGCATGAAATGCAAGGTCGTTCGCCGCAGGGGCCGTGTTTACGTTATTTGCAGCAATCCTAAACACAAACAGCGCCAGGGCTAA
- the infA gene encoding translation initiation factor IF-1, translating to MPNKDIIELRGSIEELLPATTFRVKLESGQMIIAHLAGKMRLNKIRLGVGDSVKVEMTPYDLTKGRITYRF from the coding sequence ATGCCAAATAAAGACATTATAGAGTTAAGAGGGTCAATAGAGGAGTTATTGCCGGCCACTACTTTCAGGGTCAAGCTTGAAAGCGGGCAGATGATTATCGCCCATCTGGCCGGAAAAATGCGCTTAAATAAGATAAGATTAGGCGTTGGCGACTCGGTAAAGGTGGAAATGACTCCCTACGACTTGACAAAAGGACGAATTACGTATAGATTTTAG
- a CDS encoding GtrA family protein: MIKNLILHLWSLRRQFAKYFLVGISAVILDIGSLFLLKQYAHMRPVWAVVVNQIFLINYVFFLNKYWSFKSKEWAHKQAVRFLIVCVFNYFFSIAWMYLFNEKFGVNYLLARTVNIALAVSWNFLLYRYWVYKS; the protein is encoded by the coding sequence ATGATAAAGAATTTAATCCTTCATCTCTGGTCCCTTCGCCGTCAATTTGCCAAATATTTTCTTGTCGGCATCAGCGCCGTGATTTTGGATATTGGCAGTTTGTTTTTATTAAAGCAATACGCGCACATGCGGCCGGTTTGGGCTGTGGTGGTCAATCAGATATTCCTGATAAATTACGTTTTTTTCCTCAACAAATACTGGTCATTTAAATCAAAAGAATGGGCCCATAAACAGGCCGTCCGGTTCCTGATCGTCTGCGTCTTCAACTATTTTTTTTCAATCGCCTGGATGTATTTATTTAATGAGAAATTTGGTGTAAACTATCTACTGGCTAGGACTGTGAATATCGCCCTGGCGGTTTCGTGGAATTTTTTATTGTATAGGTATTGGGTTTATAAATCTTGA